The DNA region TGTTATCcccttattatcattattataagtaTTTCTACCATTGTCATTATTCAGGTTGTTGTCTTTGTTGTAGTAGTAATATTGAGTCATTGTAGTTGTGGTTGTTGAAGTACTAGATTTAGTAGTAATATTAGGTGTCATGAGTGTTGTCGTATCAGAattagtagatgttgtagtagcagtagttGTCGTTGGTGTAGTAGTTTCAgaagtagtagatgttgttgatgtagtagaagtcattgttgtagtagtagtagacattgtagtagcaACAGTAGTTGTAACATTAGTAATTtaagtagtagttgtagtagtacttgtaattattattattgttgtcaattATTGTTACTGctgtcctttctttttttttttttactgtcattactATCATTACATTGCCATTATTGGTGTCACTCCTTACCACTGAttgatttttttctctattttatttatatctatgATATTTGCTTCATTTAATGACTGTTATACATGCTgtttatatctatctatatctatatctatatctatatatatatatatatatatatatatatatatatatatatatatatatatatatatatattatttttcccCTATTTATGTACTCTGACCATCTACCTACAgtagttacctttacatgcacgcacacatacatttttttttcatgttttgttgtcgttttgttttctttgtatgtgATCTCATTTTGTGTACCACTTGCATATtcaaattcaaaaaataaaaaataaaaaagtgattacTTGActtataaactgaaaaaaaaaacataaataaaaaatgtgaaaacattcattattattgATCCCAAGAGGGGGAAATAGATGAGAAATCAATATACTACTCTTcacttaaattaataaaaatccaAAAGCCTTctatttgaaatgtaaaaaaataacagaTCCACAATGGAGTTTCATCGCATTTTTTATCAATACATTAAAgtctattattactactactattattattatacaaccgCAAATCAGAAAATGTTGGAACAGTATGGAAAGAAAgtgcaaataaaaaagtaagtagtgattttcaaatttgctttgaattgtatttcattgcagacaatatgaacacaaaatatttcatgttttgtctggtctggtcaacttcatttcatttgtaagtacacatcctttcctgtcatttagacctgcaaaaaaaaaattgggacaggagcagtttagggctagcaATCGGGTAAAttagttaaataatgatgtgatttgaaactggtgatgtcaacaggtggttgtaattatgatttggtacaaaagcagcattcaAGAatggtctagtcctttaggagcaaagatacACTGAGGACTGCCAGTTTGCcaaaaaatatgatagaaaattattgaaatgttaaaaacaatgttcctcaaagaaagataggatgacatttggatatttcaccttcaacactgcataacataattaaaagattcaaagaatctggaggaatttcggTGAGCAAAGGACAAGGGAGAAAACCTAATCTAAACTTcatgatctccgatccctcagcTGGCACTGCATGAAGAATTGCCATTCAacaatatcaccacatgggctcaggactattttggcaaacctttgtcaagtaacACAATACAAAATAACACGTATTACACAGTATTTTTGAGGAGAAATAGAtccagaccaaagaagaaaaggatcctccagactgttaccagcaataAAAGCCAATATCTGTCATGGTCGAGTGTCCTTGGCAAGGGTAACTTGCACTTATGTGTAATGTGTAATGACAAAAGGTACATACAAATTTTGGAGCACAACATATTTCCTTAAAGACGACATGTTTTCCAGGGACGCTTATGGATATTTCAACAAGACGATAagaaaccacattctgcacacattacaaagtcctggctgtggaggaagaggatacaggtacttgactggcctgtctgcagtcccgaccggtctccaatagagaatgtgtggtgcattttaaagcacaaaatgcATCAATGAAGAGCCTGTATACTTTTAAAATTGTTTGCAGGAAtgatgggacaaaattacacctaaaacacttcatcacttggtgtcttcagtccctgaaTGCCTTTTAATGTCTTGTGAAAATTTGTTGTGATGTGAAAATTAATGGCAAAATTAcacagtggtaaatgctttactgttcaaACTTTTTTTGGAAGAACCGAAATcgaaatacatgtttatttagaaaaaaaaagtaaatttagaaatcaccacttttttttttttaaatgtgcttttcccatactgtctcaactttttctgatttggtgtTGAAATTGGTCCAATTTATACAACAGGGATGTTGAATGTATGAaagattggctgatgaacattgtTTGATGTACAATTATTTTCTGATAAACCAACACAgcctcacggcaattcgtaactttttgatttagtggctaattcgtatgaattcgtacaatctaatttgtataattttgcatgatttgctcatcccccaatgacggttgggtttaggggtggggttaggtgccacgcctcctttttaaaatcgtacaatttcttacAACTGAACTCGAATACGAATTagaacgaattagccactaaactggcaaaacgtaaaatacttaaatttTCTCGTGatatcaggctggataaacacactgctaaaaatgttttacaaaaatcTTGGCCACATTACAGTTCCATATCACTATGCCAAACTATttgagttattttaaattatacagGCTGCAACATACAGTTATACaacacacattacacaggctacaaaACAGAGCAAAATACTTTAGATGAGCTGTGTAAGAATCTAGTCACATACACGGGAGCTGATTGAGGACAAAAACTTTTGAGGACAAAAGAAGAAATTACTTGAAATACAAAATCGGAATAATGTTAGGGTGTGGTAactgtataaaaaaaactaaatatgagCAAAGAATACTTAACTTTTTATCTTTCatcccaaaaaagaaaaaaagtctagtcttgcatttaaaaaacaatgggTGAGAAAACTGATATTTCCCACGGACATAGACCAAATGACTTAAaaccatttttcaaaatgtttttcaaaagtttttctttctttatatataaatgcatgtgtgtgtttacatacaGTGACTGCAGCTACAGATCTGCATTATTACTATTGATTTAAAAAGACGTAGATAAACATAGATTACTCAGCAAGTTACGTACTGTTCAGTGCTGCTTGAAGGCAGAATCTGATATTCATCATCTGTTCTCTCTTTAACGTCCAAGTGGTTCTAATGCAGAAAGAAACCGTTTAGGTTAATAGCAATAatattttcaaatacattttttacagaaaactacAGTTAAAATAACTGCTATTGTTAAAAATCCTGTGAAATTACAACATTttgtgtattatctttaaaaacaaaagagaTATCTTTTTTTATACTTACCAAAGAACTATCAGCGGGATTCTGCACGACCACTGTAACTAAAAagccataacattatttatataatttatatcttTTTACAATTCACAGCTACCCTGATAGCAGACCAGTTATTTAGCTTCACTAAATTAGGAATGAAAAGGTTGAAACTTAAGAAATGAAAAGCCCAAGAGCCATGAGCCCTGTTCTCCACAATGGTGACGTATAACAAGGATATTTTCAATTAATGTGAATAAAGAAGTTTGTAGATAtctggtagaaaaaaaaaatctgtttgtggagttgcttaatgatCATCTGCTGAGATTTTAAGATATTGATTGTGGTAAATTTAAGTTGAATTCACCTAATCCCTATTCAGACAAGAATGTCTGTAAAAGAAAAATCTCCATAGCTCCACGGTGATTTAACAAATACATTTGCAGTGTAATCCTACAAAGCCAGTAGTGGGATGTCAGGGCCAGCAAGGTGTTCTAAACATCAGAACTACTTTTAGATTCACTTTCAATACATATTTCCAtgaatgtttattaattttttttctatgccCTGTTCTCTTTATGTCATAGATTTACGCTTGGTTGCACTGCTTCCAGTAGTGTATTTTCATATAGGAGCTTGTAACAAATCAtattttcactatttaaaatgtttaatctaaAAACTTCAACAAAAAAAAGCTTTGTTTCACTTTTGTGCCCATTGTAACAAAAGCACTTCAGCAAAAGCAGCTCCAATGTTTTGATAGGTTGTGCATAAAGAGATtctcaaaacattttttgttaattaatccattataaatataatcacagcaacattgacacctttaaaaagtgtaaaagtgtcacttactgtatttataaggtataattctcccagaaatgtcatttctgtcttcatgtaatgatgtatttgcggtCGCGAAATCACATGAGCTGACACAATGTTTGTTTCTTACCGACTACTTTAGTGAACATAACCTGCAAAAGCTGTGAATAACATGTAtcgaagttgtaaataacgttcagtttgttgaaCAGAGCGATTGTTTGAGAGCCAAAGAATGATTGAAagaatgatttgcatgtatgtgttttttctcacaatgacggcagccatgagccgcacaaggaagtgaaagtgaaacctgcgCGCACATCATTTCAAttatcatatcgcattttagagttatgattacgacaagcatttgatatgtttttttctttcatagcgaacacaaagtgttgtgcatgcaaataaatgtttaacagtgtcagtatagctacttcagcctatataatgttgaatatattgCAAGGGAATTTGATAATGACAAACGTCTGTGTCTTTACCGGTGAATAAAAtgatctaataatgttgtcaatgacagattgcaagcatatgtcttaaaaaacaataattcaacttcagaattatgaatagttgtattctgatgtcactttgctgtgaattaacaaccaggaGAAATTTAATTTCTATTCAAGTCTACTATTCAAAGTCTACACAAACTTTTGCATTTtaacctacacataggcctaatattattattgttgtttactATACgtttgaaaaataacaataacagccctactcatattaacctttatttgacATTTACAGAACTGTGACAaaatcatgatcttgattttaagcacaaaaaaaaaaaaaatacgagATTCTTATTTTacccagaatcgtgcagctctagtcaGAACACaatcacacagcatgattttgaATCACTGACTGGTTCAggtatttagcatgccaaatatatCATCGGCATTAGTGATTCCCTCAAATCACATCTTTGATCATTTACACTGCCTGTTTGTCACTCACATGAACAAGCACAAATTTTCCTCTGATTTCAAGCATTTGTCTACAATTTTACAAAACCTTTCTCAGAGTCAGAACTAAAATCGAGCAGCGTGAACTAGCCATGTTTTTCTCTACAGTGAATCTCCTTGTTAAAAGCAGGTCATAACTAATGCTTAATCAACTCTCCATTAAACACGTAATCATTTCATCTTACTTTgtgttcttcattcattcattcattttcatttggcttagtccctttattcatcaggggttgccacagcagaatgaaccgccaacttatccagcatatgctttacatagTAGATGCTCTttcggctgcaacccagtactaagaaacacccatacacactcatacactagagccaattgagtttatttaattcacctatagtgcatgtctttggcctgCGGGCATAACCAAagcacccacacgaacacggggagaacatgcaaactccacacagaaatgccaactggcccagcccgggggtcaccaatctcggtcctggagggccggtgtccctgcaggatttagctccgacttgcctcagcacacctgcctggatgattcaagtttacctagtaagaccttgattagcttgttcaggtgtgtttgattagggttggagctaaaatctgcaggacaccggccctccaggaacaagtttggtgaccactgggcCCAGCCAGaaccaaccagcaaccttcttgctgtgaggtgacagtgctaaccactgagcaacagtGTGGGCTCTGCTTTAGTGTTCTTGAATCAGGATTTTTTATCACTGAAATAACATTATCTGAGAatgcattcattaaaaaaaaatcacattagtTTCTTACTATCAGCGTAGCATTAAAAACCCTTGCAGAATGGCCACACTTTAACTTACAGGTCTGATTTATAGTTAGGTTTCCTGTCACACTTGTCTGGCTGATTGTTGGAGCAGAGACTGGACTTCCATGATCCGCTGAAGCAGTGATGTTTAGGTGGGATGGAGTGTCAGCTAAAATGGTCCTTATATGGTCTCTAGCtgagaaaaattaaaaaaaaatgacagaaattaGCAAAGTCAGCGAGAAATGGGAACTTTACAGCTGGCATGTGTTAGCATATAAATAACatctaaatatattaatatataaatatatacaaataaatttaaataagccATATAATgatttgtaatttaaatgtaGCAGTCTATATACAACTGCTACAAATCATATATTCATCTCACACTTTTAGTCTTTCTTACCAGTTTTATTTTGTGATGGTGTTGGACAAGGAGGTATGTTTTCTGATTCAGGGTCCCCTTCAACTggacatgaagaaaaaaaatgaatgaagactATACACTGCTTGACTATATAAATTTGAGCATTAAAGTTGTCAACCAATtacataaattacaaaaaaattatgaacTTGATGTTTTTTTAGCCTCCTCAAATTGAATTCTCTAGTTAAAAGACAGATGTCATCAACTATAACCTCATAATTTGACTCTATTTGTGTAGCAGTAAAGATGAAAAGATGGTGGTTTTTCCAATTCATGGGTCTAAATGCTAGGTAATGGACTTTCATAATTTAATCAAGTCTTTGTGAAATGTAATGTGACTATTggtctttattttaaaaatgaacttaCCTTTGGTTCTTTTTAACAGACATTTGCCAGGTTTTGATTTTCGTTTGTTTTTAGATCCTTTACCAGAACCTTTCTTCATTTTGGACTGAACATTGACTGAATTCAGATCCTAAGAAAGAGGTgggtgcatttatatatatatatatatatatatatatatatatatatatatatatatatatatatatatatatatatatatatatatatatatatatatataccaataacaatatataaacaagaaaaaacacaaatatactgCTTAACCTCCCACaataactattttaataaatttaataattaccTTAATAATTGCATTAGTCTCAGTGGCACAAGCATCCATGTCGCAATATTAAGTGGTATTAACTGTTAAGTGGTAACAGGCCAGTAGCcaggggggtttgggtggttcgaaagacccacccacctactgacaaaggtccagaatttgtcccatacatgagctcatttatcCTATTTCAAAGCAGGTTTTGACTAAGTTGAATTTTCTGTTGGCTGTCATGACTTAGCTAATCTTTGCTAATTTTAGCTAATTTTGGCCAATGCAAATAATTcgttttcatgagtccaacatccagctgtgcaaaaaaacatacaatataaGGAGAGTAAAATAACCTTTCACTGCTGACCTgctgtattgttgttaaatagagaaaacgtTTTACAAGTGATTTTAATCTAAATTTTGGACCTTAACCACgaaacaaaaaatgaccaataaaaaagcagcccatattaaagtttattttaatactaATCAGGCTATTGTTGctatacatatatttacaaatttactttttttgcaaGTGAGGctaaaacattttcaaagctctacattattattatgttttaattattttaattatatttttattattaaaatgcccTCCCACCACCCTTATCGAAATGTCATCACTAATAATTGAATCGAGTACAAAAATAAGATAATGCTGTCAGCTCTCATTAACGTAATTAAAGGGTTAAATCACGTTCTCTACTTGCATCATTCGCTTCCTTTGCAGCAGCATGCATTCATTCCAcctcaaagtaaaataaatcagtccCCACAAGTTAAAAGCAAATCTACTTCCTTGTGCGGATGCACATTGTTTTGGTGTGGAGTAACAGGAAAATATTCACATTCTAGTATACTCACGCGTACAGCAGAATCCACTCACTACGGTAAGTGTAACGTTACTGTTCATTTGAAAGATTTCGAGCTAACGTTAAAGAGAGAAGCGCACGGTCCCGTCAGCCACAAACTTGACAGTGATGACTCATAATATAGCTTCGTTCTTCATGAACTACACTTTTTTATCACATCGGGGAATGCAAAGAAGCTGCACCCTTACCTCCAAACTGAAACCCGTCGCTTTAAAACAATCCCTGCTATTGGTACAACATTCAAACGAAAAAGAGCGGGAACCAATTCATGACGTAGGTAATGACGTAAAGATCAAAGGGTTTTTAACTTTCGTTTTGACGTACAGTTCAAGGCTCACTAACAGTCTGATTTTCAGTCATAAAAGAGACAACGTGAAAAATGGAATCAGTTTACTTTtttaaacagacagacaaacaaaagaaCTAAAGAAAAGCCTGAATAATTTAAGTACAGTCCTCACATACTGTCCCTAGTCTTCTTTTACCATAATTTTGACCTGAAACATTAATTGATAGTTTTAAACTGTAGAACAGCTAGATTTGAAGAACTACTTCTATTCATTTATGTACTCATGTCACATGTATATACAAATGAGCAACTCATGCCAACTCAATCTCCAGACCAATAACCAGTGATATCACTTCGGTCTGCGACATGTGCCAGCAGAGCGGATGCGAGCTGCCTGACGAATGTTCTTGTATCTTTCTTCTACATCTTGATGGAGAGAAAGGCAGAGAGTCTGATGATGAAGAACAGATGAAGAAGAGGTGGGAGAGGATATGACAGAAGAGGCACCCGAGTTGTCCTGGGGTTCCATCACTTGAGCCTCCATCCTCAAGTCCATCTCTGATATCCCAGAGTCTGAAGCCTTTTGATTTTCCTCTCTTTCCTTTAGTCTGACGAGACTGTT from Danio rerio strain Tuebingen ecotype United States chromosome 8, GRCz12tu, whole genome shotgun sequence includes:
- the LOC137496284 gene encoding uncharacterized protein isoform X7 is translated as MHAAAKEANDDLNSVNVQSKMKKGSGKGSKNKRKSKPGKCLLKRTKGDPESENIPPCPTPSQNKTARDHIRTILADTPSHLNITASADHGSPVSAPTISQTSVTGNLTINQTFTVVVQNPADSSLNHLDVKERTDDEYQILPSSSTEQVPGKCKSSNRRRHLSFRNHLEQPTLTLAEVKKNTNHLREVTVAGKILDRQPAIIILPNEEGVRYSHYILSDTTANVHLSLAHEFNIAINQ
- the LOC137496284 gene encoding uncharacterized protein isoform X6; protein product: MKKGSGKGSKNKRKSKPGKCLLKRTKGDPESENIPPCPTPSQNKTARDHIRTILADTPSHLNITASADHGSPVSAPTISQTSVTGNLTINQTFTVVVQNPADSSLNHLDVKERTDDEYQILPSSSTEQVPGKCKSSNRRRHLSFRNHLEQPTLTLAEVKKNTNHLREVTVAGKILDRQPAIIILPNEEGVRYSHYILSDTTANVHLSLAHEFNIAINQ
- the LOC137496284 gene encoding uncharacterized protein isoform X4 translates to MDACATETNAIIKDLNSVNVQSKMKKGSGKGSKNKRKSKPGKCLLKRTKGDPESENIPPCPTPSQNKTARDHIRTILADTPSHLNITASADHGSPVSAPTISQTSVTGNLTINQTFTVVVQNPADSSLNHLDVKERTDDEYQILPSSSTEQVPGKCKSSNRRRHLSFRNHLEQPTLTLAEVKKNTNHLREVTVAGKILDRQPAIIILPNEEGVRYSHYILSDTTANVHLSLAHEFNIAINQ
- the LOC137496284 gene encoding uncharacterized protein isoform X5, whose amino-acid sequence is MKKGSGKGSKNKRKSKPGKCLLKRTKVEGDPESENIPPCPTPSQNKTARDHIRTILADTPSHLNITASADHGSPVSAPTISQTSVTGNLTINQTFTVVVQNPADSSLNHLDVKERTDDEYQILPSSSTEQVPGKCKSSNRRRHLSFRNHLEQPTLTLAEVKKNTNHLREVTVAGKILDRQPAIIILPNEEGVRYSHYILSDTTANVHLSLAHEFNIAINQ